TCAGAATCTTACTAATGTACCATAGAAGCCCCCTTGgcaaattctatggtacatatgaTAATTCTTAATGTATCGGTACATCAGGTAACTAAATTAAtatgtaaatgaatattttttaaaggaaatcatttttcttatcattaaaatgattatagtaactaaatattattcatcaaaattgtcaaaaatattaaatttgatattttttgattttttattcatcattatagtcaatattgaatttttttctaagaaaatattagaaaaattagtatcatgcttataaacaatatattgtgttttttcttgtgatattattatttttaaaatataataatcggttaataattttttaattcataaaaataatcgttaatttatcaatttacttacttgatgtaccggtacattcaaattattcgaatgtaccgtagaagctccctttatttatttattgataaatACTACAAATGAGATAAATATTTAGCACTGATACATAAACAATATGAGACAAatatttatcaattatcatTGATACATAACAAAAAGAAAGTTAAATATTTGtggctaataaaaaaaaatggaacaaatacataaaataaCACATCATCATATGATCATAAATATTTGTTACTGATATATGAAATTAAACATACACGTTTTTTTGTAGGATTATTAAGTTGAAGGTAGTAAATATCCCCGCATCTACAAGCTTTTTCACATTTCTGGAAACAATTGATATCACtgcaaaatttttaaaaaaataacaactatGAATAAAAGCATATACGATAATGATCATACATTATACCATTCTTGATTTGTTAACGGGACAAATAGATGACACGTATTTGTCAATAATAGATACACacattgaataaataattatatataggtcaggatcaaatgacaccaattAGTTTGACACCAGATGTTATACCTTCGAACGGTGTTGTTACTGCTCCGAACACGAATCAGTTTGTTAGAACGTCGTTGTACGTTGGTGATCTTGATTTGAATGTTAACGATTCTCAGCTTTACAATCCTCTTAATATTGAAACTAGAGATAAGCTTACCGCTCAAAGTCGATTTACTATTCTCTTTACTCTCCAAACATTCCTAGTCGACTCTTCACCGCCCTAAAGAAAGAGATGGGAGCACATCTGTAACTCAACGTTACGACTTACGGACACTCATCTCATGGATACCTCTTCTTTTCTTGAGCAGAGCAGAAAATGTTGTCTTCTCTTCACTTCTACCACTATGACCAAGGATGACAATTGTTAAAATCTCGCTTTAAATTGTAAATTTCATCAATCATACttttttagttattattttCGTGTTAAATCGTAGTTAAAATTATTTAGAGTGAAATTGCAAGTTAAAACTAGTTTATACGATTTAACTctataaaatcaataaaatcacTCAAACTCGCACGTTTTCACTCACCTCTTGAACGGGTTTACACGATTTTTTGATAATACATACAATATCATATTAGTTATGTTTTTtagataattaaattaaaagtataattaaTGCGTGCAAATACATATCAACTATATTGACATCCCGTGTAACCTCTAATCTCATACCAGGAGTGCGtgtatattaataaattaaaaataacattggGGGCGGGGAAccttatccaaaaataaaaataaagatgaagAAAATAACGATAAAATTAAAGAGACATTATCATATTAGTAATACATACAGTATTATATATCTAAATATCTGATggaaatttttataattaatagtATAAGAGGgtaattatttttggttcaaaaaaaaaaagagggtaattatttttgacaattaagttttttttataatattatattcccgatgttcctttttataagaaaaaaaaattatttttttagatttattaaacaTGCGATGAATCAGATCTATATTATAAACCAAGTACATCAGTTATTGAATGAtaattgaatgattttttgtttgtaatgaGGAGCAAGGGAACATAGGAGATACAATAGTTAAAGAATAACATGTTTGATACTCGTTTGTTTCCAATAATATCTCTTATTTTTATGTAGGtgagcaaaaataaaataaagaagaatagTTAAAAACATTTTGAGAtgaaacaaataattaattttgatgaaataatataatattacaaaatattttgcaattatttaaatataataatcaatttaatcaataatagaTACATGGATGTAATAGGGGTTTCcgtacaaataaaataaaataaaatatatgagtTAAAATTTACGagcactttttattttaatcatatataatattcattttCATGTGACATGTATGACTCAAAgaatcatatttaatacatgaaaatgtgtgatatatatatatatatatatatatatatatatatatatatatatatatatatatatatatatatatatatatagagagagagagagagagagagatattattctttacaagatatattAATGTTGGTGTTATTTGTTGTTAAAATGTATGACTACAGTCACATTTAATTCTTGAAAATAAGGTAAAATCAATTAGGTGTGAgttatctaatatttaaaattgattttttatattttcattaattaatattcataacatttaaatttttaagttaaaaataaaattcttaattttagattaagttcaaaattaaattatatcaaTCGCGAGTATATAAGTTTGATCTATAATTTAAACAATAATTTTATACCAAAAATTATGTGTTTTCTACACTATCCATTGATAATTTGGGGGTATTTACCAAGAACCGGTGAGAACAAGTCATATGCATGCAAAGTAAAAGTTTGTTAGAAGTTAGTTGTGGTTGTGGATACAACAAGAAAATTTACTTAAGTGGCTTATTCTATTGGTGGTTTGGTAAATACTCCCAAATTATCAAGGGGTAATGTAGgcctcaacaaaaaaattatcaagaaGAAATTTGAACAATAGTTGACGTATTTTTCTTAACTCgtaattgattttcaaattaCTAAATATGCTTACTCTTAAGAATTGGAGGGATAActtttttattctaaataattgACGATTCTCATGACTATGTAGTATAGAGTTTGTTATTAGTTTTCTGGTCAACAAAATTTGTCTTTCAAGTTCCGCCACGGTGCATAAATGAAACAATTCAGATATAACATATTGCTATTTCTTACGAAAAATGCTCTCACGAAATTCAAGAATGCGCATGCAACTCACGTACTAATTACTACTAGCTCATTATTCAGCATTGCTATTTCTTACGAAGAATGCTCTCACGAAATTCAAGAATGCGCGTGCAACTCGCGTGCTAACTACTACTAGCTCATTATTCACAGCATTGCTATTTCGTGGATCAAATGCTTCGTAACATTAAGCATTTTCCATTCAAATAATAtgattataacttataagaggTACTATTACTTTAGTTGCATTCTTGTCTTTTCGATGCTTTATCCCTTTAGTTGCATTCTTGTTTTTAGCAGAATGCTAATTATACAAACTTCAAGTATGGCAAGGGTTAATTGGCACTAGCATTGATGAAAGGTTACTATTCCTTTTAATCTCTCTTACCCTAGGACACAAGTTCAAGAAAGcaaacaatagaaaacaacacaaATAGCACTTGAGAGATAATCTTTTGTCTCAAACCAAATGGTGTCTACTCTAGGGGGAAGTGTACGGCCACTCATCTGTATATACCAAACTAAACCAAAAACTACAGCAAATAACTGATACGAAAAAAACCTGTGTTTAGCAAAATGCAACAATAAAAAGAAACCACGATGTGGAAGGAAACATCAGATTACTACTATATTTAGTAACATTCATTTCACCTTCTCTAGAGTCATTCTAAAATAGCTACACTCCGGCCAATTGCAGTACACTTAAAAGAACATGATTCACAGTGATTTCAAGTCCTAGACAAAATGGTCCAATATCAAAAGGACACAAGGATATTCAGATTACACAAAAAGCAAAGCTACATCCACTTAAGAGTTGAGGCATCAACTAAGTATCACCAAGAATAATGCAGCTTGGACATTCATTAGATAATGATATGAACACTTCAATCAGCAGACTTATATACTCGACTCCATTTTCTGAATGGCTTTTTCTATGGCAGGCACACATTTCTTAAAGGTTTCCCACTGCTCCCCAGACAAACTTATTCctgaaacacaaaaaataaaatacagttCAGAAACAACCTTCAATTATAGAACACAATTATGCATTGTATAAGGGGCAGAAATTATAAATCAAGTCAACAATAATCTAAGCTTTCGTCTAAGCTTTCTTCCACTAGGCAGTGTTGGGTAGATGAACTACTATGTGTCATAATGTCCTTTATCATAATCAAGTCTATTgataaatatttgaatcaaaatcTCTGTTAATCGTATCCATGAATCCATCTAACTCCAACTATTTGACTATTTTCTATTGGATGTACCCCGTAACTTATGCTTCTACCAGTGCATGCACAAACCACCTAACATTGTCTTTTCTACAATGAAAGCTATCCAAACTTTCTTTCTAATGATTTCATTTCTAACTCTATCATGGTAGACACACTAGGTCAAACTGCTATTATCGGCATCACTTATCTACAGCAGTAGCGACAAAGCTCTATAACCTTCAATAGTTCTAGTTCTGCATTACATATTCTACATTcgataagaaaagaaaaacttcGTCAGGACAAATAACTTAAGCTCACACAGACACACAAcaactttttcctttttttataatACAGAAAGCTTCTGAATTTCTTGGTAAGAAGACCCACTGGTTGAATCACATAAAATGAGCATGACAGCCAGGCCAACAAAACATCAATTTGGCAAAATCAAATTTGGAAAGTACTACTACTCATACTATGTTATAGGGGAAGGGTTTCACAACATTACACTGGAATGGAACACTAGATAAGCTTCAATGTGCATAAACATTACACTGGTGAATATTGCCATGCCAGTTGCAACGCCAAGACTTCCAAGTCTAACTAGTCAAATTGGCAATATGGCATGGATAAGAGACGAGTAGTGTGGCTCAATGAAATTGAAACCAATCTCAAATATAACACAAGTAGTTTCCATTCATGACACTTGCATGAATAGTGTAAGGAATATATACACCGATCCCATTAACAGAATTGAGTAATATTGGCAGTAAAACCCCAACAAGTTAAAATGAGTTAGTTAATTCAGTTTGGATTTGATTATGTTGTTGAGATCAAACCGGTGGTATTTGGACAGTGGGTGTTCAACTCATATGATTGGTCATAGAGATTAGTTTGTTGAGTCTATTGTTTGCCCATGTGCAACTCTTGTATTCATTGTATATAAAAAGCAAATAAGCTTGAATCAATAAACAACTGTGTGCAGTGTTGTGTAAAAGTACttaattctatttttatattcaacTCTCTCATCTTTTTCAATTGTGAGTGTCTTCCAACAATTGGTATCCGAGCGTGGTGTGTTCCAACACgacccattttttattttgttgtttcttaGATATTAAATGAAGCATAACATGTGCTACACTTGAAAAGCTCAAATTAATCCATGACTTAAAGTCCAAACTTCATAATTTATTATGTTCCCGACTAAACATTCATAGTAAATGCTAAAAAGCACCAAAGCCAAAGGCGTTTGAAACAGAGCTGCATCTACTATGTAGTCATGACCAATTCCTGAGATTTTGAATATGGATGACATGCATAAAACATCACAGAACAAGAAATAAGATACTTAAAATAAACAGTCCCATAAAACCACTTGAGATAACAACTTATTTTAGTTTATCTACTGTCATAAGCACTTGTGAAACTTTTTGGAAGAACTTacggaaacaacttatgacatgtccataagttgttttcaacttattttcataagatcTCCAACCTAGATATGGTTTTTCCATAAGCACTTATGATAAGAGAGTCTGGACCCTCTCCATTAAGGGAGGAGAAATGGCAATCCCAATTTCCACTCACATCTAATTGACATGTGGTAAATCAAATATCAATGGCCCAAATTTCCACTCACAATGTTTATTTTGAAGTACACTTTTGTGGGGGCATTTGTCAATCATTTTGAGGGGTCATGTAATGCATATGTATTACATGTTTTCGTCAAAATTACTAGATTGAAGTGTTTACCGGTGTGAAGCATTTGCTACACCACTGTGATAATCAATCGCAACACCATCTCTTGCagtttaaaaaatgaatttatttaagTTAATTATAAATCTAGGTCGTTGATATTTTGTTTAGCCACATGTCAACTGCATATGAATGGAAATTGAAATTTCCATTTCCTCCCCAAACGAAGAGAATCCGAACTCATGATAAGAGCTTATTATGCTATATTCACTTAATTGAGTTGTTTCTCCAAACAACGAGACCTAAAACATATATAACAAAACTCCCCACCTATTCCTACtaccaaaaaaaacataaactacACAAATTATCTTCTGGAAATTGaatacaaaaaatgaaaacaaacatTTAAAGGGGTAAAGGAAAATACAATTTACCTTTGCTAGAAGGAAGTTCCTTGCCATCCTTGGTGTAAAACTCCCGAATGGAGACATACCTTCTTCCTTTGAAATCCTGAATTGTCACCTTTTTCTTTTGCGAAAGCTGAAAtgggaaaaaacaaaattgaaacaaaataataatattcatgaGCAACCCTTTTCTAATTGATTCATCATTAACCAGTGAAACGAGAAAAAAGGTAAACAAAAAGACGAAACAGACCTCGCAAATGACGAGATCGCCAGAATCAACATAGACACTGCTTTTGCTGGAAACACCTTTTTGTTTAACCTcttgcttttcttcttcttcttcttgctttTGCTGTTGTTGCTGCTTCTCTACAAGAAAATCTTCAATGATTTGCTTCACCAAAGCTTTGAATGGGGGCTGATTTAGGTTTAGGTCCAATTCAGTGGAGGCTTGTTTTCGAATCTTtgattcagttacctcttccaTGTTTGATTCATGGAGGATCTTAAGAACTGTTTCCTCGATTCTTGATTTGGTTTCAGCATCTTCCATTTTTGCACAGAGCTCAGTCACTGGTTCAGAGAGGGTTTTAGGGATTTCGTTTTCggagacagagagagagagatatgaATTGTTAGcgaaaaaaaagtgaaaagaaaaaatggtcGTAGGAGAGAGGGATGGTGGTGTCACTGTCACGCTTTTCTTAATACGGTGAtgtctcatttatttatttaactattTGCGTCAAAAATAATgtgtactttattattttattattgtatttattttacgGTGTATTTTTAGTAATTcttttaattgataaaatagTAAGGGTTCCTTTGGAAAATAGTagtttcttttgaattttgtttattttgtttaggGACTACAACACTGATGGAAAAAAACCAAAGACTAAAAAGTGcgaaaaaaatttcataactagaaatgaaattcttataaattataggaataaaaaatatattcaatccTATAAATTACAgcaaaattaattaacaaaaaccTAAATAATATATAGTTCTTTTGAACATTTAATCTTTAAGATTCGGAAAATTCGAGTTACATATGAACAAGGAATCTTAGATTTTACCATTTGAGTCAAATTTCACTTGTGCATTATATATTTGGTCATCACTAAGGTACCATTTGGCCTGACTTTTTTATGGTCTAAAAGTTACTttaaaacaaagttcaaattaagTACTTTAGAaaaaaagttaaagttgtttggcgatttcgtttttaaaaaacttaaattgaattctaatttaaattttttttagcccaattttttttgttttcatataataaacaaataaaataatttagaaatataataaGCAAGTATCAACTTTTTGTGTGCAATATTTTATCTTCAATTTCCGAgtctatatataatattttaactaatactattttataaaatctaccgtttaATTAGAAGTATTTATTATGAATCATTTATGTAAATTTTTACACGAATCTAAAacaatttgaaaattgaaatgttactgatattcataaaaattaaaaaagttcaataaaaatgcataagtttttaattttagtggGTCTTgataacatataaaattattctaattttgtgtaaaattttatataaattttaaatttattaaatattttataaaatttatatttgttaaaaTAGCCAGAACATTATCGGGGTAATTATCCGtcatatttattgaaatgaatAATTTCATAGttcaaagaagaagaaaaatactatTGTGCATGGTgctacattttattttattatttttattgatagcAGTGTGCACTTTTATTGTAAAGGTAAAAATTAATAATGCATTTTCCAAAATAATAGTATCATCATAATAACAATAATGCACATGACTTAAAAAACAATGGTAAAAATAATACTGTATTGCACATGAAATGAGGGCCGATgcaaatatcatttaaatatataaatacataGGATTTGCATTTAGCAGGATTCGAAGGTGCATTTAGCCGAAAAGCTAGTTTTGTATAGAAAAAGTTAATTATATTAACTTTACCAAAAGCTCATTATTGGTATAttttacacataaaaataagtaacttttttttatcaagtactTTTAAAAATATCTGTTTGCCCCGACTTATTcttttatgaaataaaaagttgaaaataagctGGGCCAAACGGTAACTAAGTATACTAATGaaatataaaattcattttatttaagatTGGGAATATGTTGTCCATAAGTAATTATTCATCCTATTTTAAGAGTGAAAATATATTGATTGTAGGAGTAGCTCCAAAATGAGTCACTTTATTTAATAACTCACAATTCTTTGATACGTAGAACAAATGTCTGTATGAACAAATGTTGCTAACTTATTGTTATTCTTTGATATAATACGTGCAAGTGGCTGATTCTTGACCTAATTCAATCATATATTATTCTTTGATATGTAGGAACAAATGTTGCTAATGTGCATGATTAGAAACTCAGGGGCACAACGCAATTAACGAGTAAGGTTCGTCtcatttttcttctcatttgtaTTGGTGCATAGATCGTTTTTCATCTTTGTAGTGTCATGAAGTGTTTCATATGGAAAGTGTAACAACTAAATCAAGAGCATCACACATCAAAACATTTTCAGGATATTGCAGTCGCCTTAAAACAAAGATAAGTTGGATAATATACTATTATGACATTAATTGTTGAGAGGGTCACACACAACAATGCTTCAGTTGAAAAATTCCGAGTTAGTCATGGTTCATATAATCTAAGGATAGAGAAGGAGATACATAAATAAAACACCAACTATATTGTGTAAAATAATAcgagagacaaaaaaaaagggtgTGATAGGTGTCACAATCCTTCCAACCTTCAATTCATGTATCATGTAAGATAGTTTGAAACATGGGAAGCCAAATATATCATtcttagcttataaaaaataattgactaTATAAAAATTGCCTTAGTTGGTCCTCAAATGGCGAAACTATAGTTTAACTActgatgatttttattttgtttattccCCTGTTTATTCCCACTATACTTTATTACTTGCTAATTCTAATTATGTGAAACTTGCAAAGTTACTTTCTCTATAAGTCTCAAGCACTCAAGGTTGATAAATGATAATCATTTTCAACAATCAAACAATAACCTTTTTCAGCATATCATTCTAGTATACATTACTACATATACACCACTCAAGCGACAATCtttttgtacaaatattaatttgttCCATTAAAATTCATAGTACCATTAAAATTCATTGGACCACGACAAAATCTCATATCTCACTCGGATGTCTAACACTAGTTTCAAAATTCCCACATCACAAATGTATGTCTTATACTTATCACCGGTCCAACTCAAATATACTTCACAACTTCATATCAATTGAACTTTAACTGATACTCATTAACAACTAGAAGACAATCACTTAATTAATCTCAGATAAaccatctaattttttttttgactcaaaataaggatattcattcattccaataattgatacagTACATCacatgcaaatacaaattcaacatagctaaaaacaaaaaggatgaaactgcaaacaatctcacaacatccatgttaatagcatacaacggcaattgcaatatgcctacaaataatataatatgataaaagtcaccagaatgtccatgcttccggatctgcaacgatgatgcccaaatcattgatcgaatctgcaattgattgaaatcTACCTTTCAAAATGAACcaaacgaacaccgcaacaagacgGACAAACAAACGCCGTAACAATGACGACCACCAACAAagcgccgcactcagacgacgaaatcacaaaacaagaaaaacaaaactaaaaaacttaatttatgtgaaatcacttatttaaatggaaagaaaataaaaaaaacaacttagaggggtgattttgggtcaaaaattgacccaaaaaccacccctccttggtggatgatgaagaagaaaagcaaAATAGGGTTAGAAGAGAGGGGGAGCGGCGGCTGTAACCTCAATATCTTCAAGTATTATAATTGTTGAATGTAAAATTAATGGATAAAAAGATAAACCACCTAATTAAAACTATGC
This portion of the Trifolium pratense cultivar HEN17-A07 linkage group LG3, ARS_RC_1.1, whole genome shotgun sequence genome encodes:
- the LOC123915621 gene encoding RNA polymerase II transcriptional coactivator KELP, with translation MEDAETKSRIEETVLKILHESNMEEVTESKIRKQASTELDLNLNQPPFKALVKQIIEDFLVEKQQQQQKQEEEEEKQEVKQKGVSSKSSVYVDSGDLVICELSQKKKVTIQDFKGRRYVSIREFYTKDGKELPSSKGISLSGEQWETFKKCVPAIEKAIQKMESSI